A section of the Rossellomorea marisflavi genome encodes:
- a CDS encoding alpha/beta fold hydrolase, with amino-acid sequence MTWKQELLTTKRGCFEVFRKGSGDPLCVTHHYSAFNASGDHFADAFTETHEVFLVNMREAGHSERAHEPYQLGFLETVFDLEAVRESLEIKKWTFAGHSTCGMIGTVYGIYFSQSLNSLVIVGSAAREFMSESSQCIYHEDHLDFVRMQELNITLKGSSLPEDERKALTRERISFSLYKPERFPSLFPPHVTKRISATRMDFFNREIQLFDVTRKLHLIDTPTLIVCGRHDVQCPLLYSEEILDGIPGAELVVFDESNHYPFLEEKERFRTVMECFFEKAQKVSES; translated from the coding sequence ATGACATGGAAACAAGAACTACTGACCACGAAGCGGGGATGCTTCGAAGTCTTTCGTAAAGGAAGCGGTGATCCTTTATGCGTGACCCATCACTACTCGGCATTCAATGCTTCAGGAGACCATTTTGCTGATGCCTTCACCGAAACACATGAGGTGTTCCTTGTGAATATGCGGGAAGCAGGGCACTCGGAACGTGCACATGAACCGTACCAGCTCGGATTTCTCGAAACGGTATTCGATCTCGAGGCGGTGCGTGAGTCCCTTGAGATCAAGAAATGGACGTTCGCCGGCCATTCCACCTGCGGGATGATCGGGACTGTGTACGGCATTTACTTTTCCCAAAGCCTGAATTCCCTTGTGATCGTCGGTTCGGCAGCAAGGGAATTCATGTCAGAATCATCTCAGTGCATCTACCATGAAGACCACCTAGACTTCGTGCGGATGCAGGAGCTGAACATCACCTTGAAAGGATCCAGCCTTCCGGAAGACGAGAGAAAAGCACTGACCCGTGAGCGGATTTCGTTTTCTTTATACAAGCCGGAGCGGTTTCCATCACTCTTCCCTCCCCATGTCACGAAGCGTATCAGTGCCACGCGCATGGACTTCTTCAACCGGGAGATCCAGCTTTTCGACGTGACCCGGAAGCTGCACCTCATTGATACGCCGACCTTGATTGTCTGCGGCCGCCATGATGTCCAGTGCCCTCTTCTTTACTCGGAGGAAATACTGGACGGCATTCCGGGCGCAGAGCTCGTAGTATTCGATGAGAGCAATCATTATCCGTTCCTCGAGGAGAAGGAGCGCTTTCGGACGGTAATGGAATGCTTTTTTGAAAAAGCTCAAAAAGTGAGTGAATCATGA
- a CDS encoding LysE family translocator → MDIIFLLKGLLIGFTVAAPVGPIGILCINRTLSKGRLTGFVSGLGAASAEAIYGCIAAFGLTFITSFLISQKLWLQLIGGLFLCYLGIQTYRSRPADHSASARGGGLLKSYTSVFFLTVTNPMTILFFIGIFSGIGLGKSSFDLMSALLMVTGVFVGSAAWWLSLSFGVSLFRKKFSNDSLAWINRLSGIIVFGFGVFALLRLL, encoded by the coding sequence ATGGACATCATTTTTCTATTAAAAGGCCTGCTCATCGGCTTCACCGTGGCAGCACCCGTCGGCCCGATCGGGATCCTCTGCATCAACCGTACTCTTTCTAAGGGGCGTTTGACGGGATTCGTATCAGGACTGGGGGCCGCATCAGCCGAGGCCATCTACGGATGCATCGCCGCATTCGGCCTGACATTCATCACGAGCTTTTTGATCAGCCAAAAGCTGTGGCTTCAGCTGATCGGCGGACTCTTCCTTTGTTATCTCGGCATCCAGACGTACCGCTCCAGACCTGCGGATCATTCCGCTTCTGCACGGGGTGGCGGACTGCTGAAATCCTATACCTCCGTCTTCTTCTTGACGGTGACAAACCCCATGACCATCCTGTTCTTCATCGGGATCTTCTCCGGGATCGGTCTCGGAAAGTCCAGCTTCGACCTCATGTCAGCCCTTCTCATGGTAACGGGTGTGTTCGTTGGATCAGCCGCTTGGTGGCTTTCCCTGAGCTTCGGCGTGAGCCTCTTCAGGAAAAAGTTCTCCAATGACAGCCTCGCCTGGATCAACCGTCTTTCGGGGATCATCGTCTTCGGTTTCGGAGTGTTCGCCCTGCTTCGATTGCTTTGA
- a CDS encoding NUDIX hydrolase has protein sequence MEPIKKAYGYITRSHDGRPQVLVFQHPILEAGIQIPKGTVEAGESPEAAVVREMREETGLTDLGEPVFLADDMWRADDGSIHHRHFYRLDQRDALDQWQHVPSGGGEEEGLQLTLFWISSPGDIPLARGHGDYLADVLEERPSDGLGCLEASEDVKHVYLIEEGVERIIGETRERISFEEGGALLVREQTLISEEMGDRRTVTRLMAATNRPLSVEDTGGGGVRAVYAGDHVMIERDGGEEGVSLHHLPIDTFSVELLLRTLPLEGGYVRSFHAFNVHKGEEQLIEIHADEQASGSFKVRVEFGTTTQWYWIRSDTCELLKQYSEPAPGLQVEFRR, from the coding sequence GTGGAACCGATCAAAAAAGCGTACGGATACATAACAAGAAGCCACGATGGAAGACCACAGGTATTGGTGTTCCAGCATCCGATCCTTGAAGCGGGTATCCAGATCCCAAAAGGGACGGTGGAGGCAGGGGAATCTCCTGAAGCTGCCGTCGTCCGGGAAATGAGGGAGGAAACGGGTTTGACGGACTTGGGAGAGCCGGTGTTCCTTGCCGACGATATGTGGCGAGCGGATGATGGAAGCATCCATCATCGGCATTTTTATCGCTTGGATCAGCGGGATGCTCTTGATCAATGGCAGCATGTGCCGTCTGGCGGGGGAGAAGAAGAGGGGCTGCAGCTCACCTTGTTCTGGATTTCCTCACCGGGGGATATTCCGTTGGCGAGGGGGCATGGGGACTATTTGGCTGATGTGCTGGAAGAGAGACCTTCAGATGGCCTTGGGTGTCTGGAGGCATCTGAAGACGTCAAACATGTGTATTTAATAGAAGAAGGCGTGGAGAGGATCATCGGGGAAACGCGTGAACGGATTTCATTCGAAGAGGGCGGCGCTTTGCTGGTGAGGGAGCAGACCCTCATATCTGAAGAAATGGGGGATCGAAGGACCGTGACCCGATTGATGGCGGCCACGAATCGTCCACTTTCCGTTGAGGATACCGGTGGAGGCGGCGTGAGGGCCGTGTATGCTGGAGATCATGTGATGATCGAGAGAGATGGGGGAGAGGAGGGGGTGTCACTCCATCATCTTCCCATTGATACGTTTTCGGTTGAACTCCTTCTCCGCACGCTACCTCTCGAAGGGGGCTATGTCCGGTCCTTCCATGCGTTCAATGTACACAAAGGAGAGGAGCAGCTCATCGAGATCCATGCGGATGAACAAGCCAGCGGCTCCTTCAAAGTAAGGGTCGAGTTCGGTACCACGACCCAATGGTATTGGATCCGTTCTGATACGTGTGAACTCTTGAAGCAATATTCGGAGCCTGCTCCAGGCTTGCAGGTGGAGTTCCGAAGATAG
- a CDS encoding heavy metal translocating P-type ATPase has translation MSANKKETTLHISGMTCAACANRIEKGLNKLNGVEMATVNLPLEKASISYDPAKLGEKDFEEKIDALGYGVVHEKAELEITGMTCAACSARIEKGLNKLDGVTSASVNLALEKAVISYHPSQTSVSDMIAKVEKLGYGAHRPSQEDASDHREEAIKVQKRKFILSAILSLPLLWTMVGHFSFTSFLYVPDFLANPWVQLILATPVQFIIGAQFYIGAYKALRNGSANMDVLVAMGTSAAYFYSLYQAIVTAGSHHGPHLYFETSAVLITLILLGKLFEARAKGRSSEAIKTLMGLQAKTARVYRDGKEIDTPVEEVMIGDIVIVKPGEKIPVDGEVTEGSTSIDESMLTGESLPVDKEKGDPVFGSTVNQNGSIRMKAQKVGRDTALARIIKVVEDAQGSKAPIQRLADRISGIFVPIVVVLALLTFLLWIIWIEPGDFTQALEVFIAVLVIACPCALGLATPTSIMAGSGRAAEFGILFKGGEYLEQTQLIDTVVLDKTGTVTNGAPVLTDHLMADWVEEDEFLRLVASSEQQSEHPLAQAIVQGLKDKGAHPSPTSSFEAVPGKGVRTIVDGRHVLIGTRAFMDENGVETAFIAEDKAELELQGKTAMLVAIDGRYAGLLAVADTVKETSKAAIERLQNMDITVIMMTGDNTRTAKAIASQVGIQEVIPEVLPEGKASAIKHLQESGRNVAMVGDGINDAPALATANVGMAIGTGTDVAMEAADITLIRGDLHSIADAILMSGKTMRNIKQNLFWAFAYNTIGIPIAAAGLLAPWVAGAAMAFSSVSVVLNALRLQRVKKWS, from the coding sequence ATGAGTGCAAACAAGAAGGAAACCACCCTGCACATCTCGGGTATGACGTGTGCCGCCTGTGCAAACCGGATTGAAAAGGGACTGAATAAATTGAACGGTGTCGAAATGGCCACCGTGAACCTCCCCCTTGAGAAAGCTTCCATCTCCTATGACCCTGCCAAACTAGGTGAAAAGGACTTCGAAGAGAAGATAGACGCTCTCGGGTATGGGGTCGTCCATGAAAAAGCCGAGCTTGAGATCACCGGGATGACCTGTGCCGCCTGCTCGGCCCGTATTGAAAAGGGATTGAATAAACTTGATGGCGTCACATCTGCAAGCGTCAATCTTGCCCTTGAGAAGGCGGTCATCTCCTATCACCCTTCTCAGACCTCTGTCAGCGACATGATTGCAAAGGTCGAAAAGCTCGGGTACGGTGCCCACCGGCCATCTCAGGAAGATGCGAGCGATCACCGGGAGGAAGCCATCAAGGTCCAGAAGAGGAAGTTCATCCTTTCGGCCATTCTCTCCCTTCCGCTCCTTTGGACGATGGTTGGCCATTTTTCGTTTACTTCCTTTCTGTACGTACCCGATTTCCTTGCTAACCCGTGGGTCCAGCTGATCCTGGCCACGCCTGTGCAGTTCATCATCGGGGCACAGTTCTACATCGGAGCTTACAAGGCACTGCGGAATGGCAGTGCGAATATGGATGTCTTGGTCGCCATGGGGACATCCGCCGCTTACTTCTATAGTCTGTACCAGGCCATCGTTACGGCCGGCAGCCATCACGGGCCACATCTGTATTTTGAAACAAGCGCGGTCCTGATCACCTTGATCCTACTCGGCAAGCTGTTCGAAGCGCGAGCAAAGGGACGTTCTTCCGAGGCGATCAAGACGCTCATGGGTTTGCAGGCGAAAACGGCACGTGTCTACAGGGACGGGAAGGAAATCGACACCCCTGTGGAAGAGGTAATGATCGGAGACATCGTCATCGTCAAGCCTGGCGAAAAGATCCCGGTCGATGGAGAAGTGACGGAAGGTTCTACATCCATCGATGAATCCATGCTGACGGGTGAAAGTCTACCCGTCGACAAGGAAAAGGGGGATCCGGTATTCGGTTCAACGGTGAATCAGAACGGTTCCATCCGGATGAAAGCCCAGAAGGTCGGACGCGATACGGCACTCGCCCGGATCATCAAGGTCGTCGAGGATGCCCAGGGCTCAAAGGCACCGATCCAGCGCCTGGCGGACCGGATATCAGGCATCTTCGTTCCCATCGTGGTGGTCCTCGCACTCCTGACGTTCCTCCTATGGATCATCTGGATCGAGCCGGGTGACTTCACCCAGGCCCTTGAAGTGTTCATCGCCGTCCTTGTCATCGCATGTCCGTGCGCCCTCGGCCTTGCCACACCGACTTCGATCATGGCCGGTTCCGGACGAGCGGCGGAATTCGGGATCCTCTTCAAAGGCGGGGAGTATCTGGAACAGACCCAGCTCATCGACACCGTGGTCCTGGATAAAACCGGGACCGTCACGAACGGAGCACCCGTCTTGACCGATCATCTCATGGCTGATTGGGTGGAAGAGGATGAATTCCTGCGACTCGTCGCCTCCTCGGAGCAGCAATCCGAACATCCCCTGGCACAGGCCATCGTGCAGGGTCTGAAGGATAAAGGGGCCCACCCTTCTCCCACCTCATCATTCGAGGCCGTTCCCGGTAAAGGCGTCCGCACCATAGTCGATGGACGGCATGTGCTGATCGGTACCAGGGCGTTCATGGATGAGAACGGGGTGGAAACCGCCTTTATCGCCGAGGATAAAGCAGAGCTTGAATTGCAAGGAAAAACGGCCATGCTGGTCGCCATCGACGGACGGTACGCCGGACTCCTGGCTGTTGCGGATACGGTAAAAGAAACCTCAAAGGCTGCCATCGAACGCCTCCAGAACATGGATATCACCGTCATCATGATGACGGGTGACAACACGCGCACAGCGAAAGCGATCGCCTCCCAGGTGGGCATTCAAGAGGTGATCCCAGAGGTCCTCCCCGAAGGAAAGGCCTCTGCAATCAAACACCTGCAGGAATCCGGTAGGAATGTGGCCATGGTCGGGGACGGCATCAACGACGCTCCTGCCCTCGCCACGGCCAATGTGGGGATGGCCATCGGCACCGGGACCGATGTAGCCATGGAGGCAGCTGATATCACCCTGATCCGTGGCGATCTTCACAGCATTGCCGATGCGATCCTGATGAGCGGCAAGACCATGCGCAACATCAAACAGAACCTCTTCTGGGCATTTGCCTATAATACAATCGGCATCCCCATAGCCGCAGCCGGGCTCCTTGCCCCGTGGGTGGCAGGGGCAGCCATGGCCTTCAGTTCGGTGTCGGTCGTGTTGAATGCATTGAGACTGCAACGCGTGAAAAAATGGAGTTAA
- a CDS encoding metal-sensitive transcriptional regulator produces the protein MEDGLKDGISCRKSHHPEEVKRNLTSRLNRVEGQIRGIKGMIEKDVYCDDVITQLSATQSALNSVAKILLEGHLKGCVVDRLNEGDDSVLDEFVVTIQKLMKK, from the coding sequence ATGGAAGATGGATTGAAGGACGGCATCTCCTGCCGCAAGAGTCATCACCCTGAAGAGGTGAAACGGAATCTCACCAGCCGGCTGAATCGCGTCGAAGGGCAGATTCGCGGCATCAAAGGCATGATTGAAAAGGACGTGTACTGTGACGATGTGATCACACAGCTTTCAGCCACCCAGTCTGCCCTTAACAGCGTTGCAAAGATCCTCCTCGAGGGTCATTTGAAGGGCTGCGTGGTGGACCGTCTCAATGAAGGCGACGATTCGGTCCTCGATGAATTTGTCGTCACGATTCAAAAGCTGATGAAAAAATAA
- the copZ gene encoding copper chaperone CopZ, which translates to MEHITLNVQGMSCNHCVNAIEKNVGGLYGVKKVNVSLADAKVEVDYDNAVVSLDEIKETIDDQGYDVV; encoded by the coding sequence ATGGAACATATTACATTGAATGTACAAGGAATGTCATGCAACCATTGCGTCAATGCCATCGAGAAAAATGTAGGCGGACTATACGGTGTTAAAAAGGTCAACGTAAGCCTCGCCGATGCCAAGGTCGAAGTGGACTACGACAATGCCGTCGTCAGCCTCGATGAAATCAAGGAAACCATCGACGATCAAGGTTATGACGTTGTGTAA
- the hxlA gene encoding 3-hexulose-6-phosphate synthase: MKLQLALDLVNIPEAKEVVKEVEEYIDIVEIGTPVVINEGLKAVKEIKEAFPSLSVLADLKIMDAAGYEVMKASEAGADIVTILGVAEDASIQGAVEEAKKQGKELLVDMIGVKDIEKRAKELDQFGADYICVHTGYDLQAEGKNSFEDLHTIKSVVKNAKTAIAGGIKLETLPEVIKENPDLIIVGGGITSQDDKAATAAKIRELINQG; the protein is encoded by the coding sequence ATGAAATTACAACTTGCACTGGACTTAGTCAACATTCCCGAGGCGAAGGAAGTCGTCAAGGAAGTAGAAGAATACATCGACATCGTGGAAATCGGAACTCCTGTCGTGATCAATGAAGGACTGAAGGCTGTCAAGGAAATCAAGGAAGCATTCCCTTCCCTGTCTGTTCTTGCCGACCTTAAAATCATGGATGCTGCAGGCTATGAAGTGATGAAAGCTTCAGAAGCAGGCGCTGATATCGTGACGATCCTCGGTGTGGCGGAAGATGCTTCCATCCAAGGTGCCGTCGAAGAAGCGAAGAAACAAGGCAAAGAACTCCTCGTCGATATGATCGGAGTGAAAGATATAGAAAAACGCGCGAAGGAATTGGATCAGTTCGGAGCAGATTACATCTGTGTCCACACTGGATATGACCTTCAGGCTGAAGGTAAGAACTCATTCGAAGACCTTCATACCATCAAGAGCGTCGTGAAAAATGCCAAAACGGCCATCGCAGGCGGAATCAAGCTTGAAACCCTACCAGAAGTGATCAAGGAAAATCCTGATCTCATCATCGTAGGCGGCGGCATCACGTCCCAAGATGATAAAGCAGCGACTGCAGCGAAAATCCGCGAGCTAATCAACCAAGGGTAA
- a CDS encoding winged helix-turn-helix transcriptional regulator codes for MSSRLEDKTFQCEKELTLSVIGGKWKMLILWHLGKEGTKRFGELKALMPGITQRMLVNQLRELEEDQIVHREVYPVVPPKVEYSLTSQGQTLMPILESMYEWGKTYMATLKEPSKIEA; via the coding sequence ATGTCATCACGCTTAGAAGATAAAACATTCCAATGTGAAAAAGAACTGACCCTCTCCGTCATCGGCGGTAAATGGAAGATGCTCATCCTGTGGCATCTTGGAAAAGAAGGGACCAAACGATTCGGCGAGCTCAAAGCCCTCATGCCTGGAATCACCCAGCGCATGCTCGTCAACCAGCTCAGGGAGCTTGAAGAAGACCAGATCGTCCACCGTGAGGTCTATCCCGTCGTCCCTCCCAAAGTAGAGTATTCCCTCACATCACAAGGTCAAACACTCATGCCCATACTCGAATCCATGTACGAATGGGGTAAAACGTATATGGCGACGTTGAAGGAACCAAGCAAAATAGAAGCATAA
- a CDS encoding hemolysin family protein encodes MTAINLTIFAILIALTAFFVATEFAMVKVRSTKIDQLVFEGKRGAASAKKVVSHLDEYLSACQLGITVTALGIGWVGESTFAVILEPIFEFLNIGESLSSVLIIAIAFMIATFMHVVIGELAPKTLAIQKAETITLLTAGPIILFYRILFPFIWFLNGSARLLVRAFGMKPASEHDAAHSEEELRILMSESYESGEINQNELTYMNNIFTFDERLAKEIMVPRTEMVTVSVDQGFDEIMDLIKSERFTRYPVIDGDKDHVVGFINVKELLTERLRQGKRTGDDFSLKDHITPIIRVVETAPIHDVLLKMQKLRTHIAILVDEYGGTSGIVSFEDILEEIVGEIRDEFDQDEVAPVRKLKDHHFIIDAKLLIEEANEVLGIEMENDDVDTIGGWFLSNTIESEAELESHGYVFKVHKKDGYHIQYLEVKKPESLVS; translated from the coding sequence TTGACAGCCATAAACTTAACGATTTTTGCCATTTTGATCGCCCTCACAGCCTTTTTTGTCGCAACGGAATTTGCCATGGTGAAGGTGCGGTCCACCAAGATTGATCAACTCGTATTTGAAGGGAAAAGGGGAGCGGCCTCGGCCAAGAAGGTCGTCAGTCATCTGGATGAGTATCTGTCAGCCTGTCAGCTGGGCATCACGGTGACCGCCCTCGGAATCGGGTGGGTGGGGGAGTCCACCTTCGCCGTCATCCTCGAGCCGATCTTCGAATTCCTGAATATCGGCGAGTCCCTTTCAAGCGTCCTTATCATTGCCATCGCCTTCATGATCGCGACCTTCATGCACGTCGTCATCGGGGAGCTTGCTCCGAAAACGCTGGCGATCCAGAAGGCGGAGACGATCACGCTTCTGACAGCCGGTCCCATCATCCTGTTCTACCGGATCCTTTTCCCGTTCATCTGGTTCCTCAACGGATCCGCACGTCTCCTCGTCCGGGCATTCGGCATGAAGCCAGCCTCCGAGCACGATGCGGCCCACTCCGAGGAAGAGCTCAGGATCCTCATGTCTGAAAGCTATGAGAGCGGGGAGATCAATCAGAACGAACTGACCTACATGAATAATATCTTCACCTTCGACGAACGACTGGCGAAGGAAATCATGGTCCCGAGAACAGAGATGGTGACCGTTTCCGTCGACCAGGGATTCGATGAAATCATGGATCTCATCAAGTCGGAGAGGTTCACACGATATCCGGTGATCGATGGGGATAAAGACCACGTCGTCGGATTCATCAACGTCAAGGAGCTCCTCACTGAACGGTTGCGGCAGGGCAAGAGGACGGGGGACGACTTCTCCCTCAAAGACCATATCACCCCCATCATCCGAGTGGTGGAAACGGCCCCGATCCATGATGTGCTCCTCAAGATGCAGAAGCTCCGCACCCACATCGCCATCCTGGTCGATGAGTATGGCGGCACCTCGGGCATCGTGAGCTTCGAAGATATCCTCGAAGAAATCGTAGGAGAGATCCGCGATGAGTTCGACCAGGATGAAGTGGCGCCGGTAAGGAAGCTCAAAGACCACCATTTCATCATCGATGCGAAGCTTTTAATTGAAGAAGCCAATGAAGTGCTCGGAATCGAAATGGAAAATGACGACGTTGATACGATCGGAGGCTGGTTCCTCTCGAACACCATCGAAAGCGAAGCAGAGCTCGAGTCTCACGGGTATGTCTTCAAAGTGCACAAAAAAGATGGGTATCACATTCAGTACCTGGAAGTGAAAAAGCCAGAGTCCCTCGTTTCATGA
- a CDS encoding LTA synthase family protein, whose product MQEVSTSTKNVFRGPIAIFVLAVVLLWMKTYAAYQIEFNLGIDNSMQKFLLFLNPLSSSLLFLGIALFFKGKLQSTLLIVIQFVLSFLLYANVVYYRFFNDFITVPVLMQTKTNAGQLGDSAFSLMTPWDIFYFADTILLIVLLAFKVSKPAAKRKWKSAGLVIAMAAIVFSVNLHLAEKDRPELLTRTFDRNYLVKYLGSYNFTIYDIVQNVQTARQRAMADSSDITSVENYIKANYAEPNPAYFGKAKGMNVVYLSLESLQSFIIDYEIDGQEVTPFLNSLAHDNETFYFKNYFHQTGQGKTSDAEFMMDNSLYPMAQGSVYVSKAQNTFQSAPAILKKDDYVSAVFHGNYKTFWNRNVMYKSLGYDKFFDAEYYDMSEDNIKNYGMKDKPFVEESQPLLESLEQPFYSKYILLSNHFPFKMDEGDTDFPAADTDDKVVNQYFQSAHYMDEALKQFFDQLKESGLYDNTIVVMYGDHYGISENHNQAMKEIIGKDIDDYEYAQLQRVPLFIHAPGVKGGAKDTYGGAVDVMPTVLHLLGVDTKDYLQIGSDLLSKNHREVIPFRNGDFITPTITSVNGKYYSNEDGQEIKGDGFAELNKQAKTELSISDSIVNKDLLRFYTPEGFTPIDRDDYNYIYDKEADVNNQ is encoded by the coding sequence ATGCAAGAAGTTTCAACATCAACTAAGAATGTTTTCAGAGGACCCATAGCCATTTTTGTGTTAGCCGTCGTGCTCCTATGGATGAAAACGTATGCTGCCTATCAGATTGAATTCAATCTTGGGATCGATAACAGCATGCAGAAATTTCTACTATTCTTGAACCCGTTAAGCTCAAGTCTATTATTCTTGGGAATTGCCCTGTTCTTTAAAGGGAAGCTGCAATCGACCCTGTTGATTGTCATCCAGTTCGTTCTATCATTCCTGCTCTATGCCAATGTCGTCTACTATCGTTTCTTCAACGATTTCATCACCGTCCCGGTCTTGATGCAGACAAAGACCAATGCAGGGCAGCTAGGTGACAGTGCCTTCTCCCTGATGACTCCATGGGATATTTTCTATTTCGCTGATACGATCCTTTTGATCGTCCTCTTGGCCTTCAAGGTCTCAAAACCTGCAGCCAAGCGGAAATGGAAATCGGCCGGTCTTGTCATTGCCATGGCAGCCATCGTATTTTCCGTCAATCTCCATCTTGCGGAAAAGGATCGTCCAGAGCTTTTGACCCGTACGTTCGACCGCAACTACTTGGTGAAATATCTGGGATCATACAACTTCACGATCTATGATATCGTCCAGAACGTCCAGACCGCGAGACAGCGCGCCATGGCGGACAGCAGCGACATCACCAGTGTAGAAAACTATATCAAAGCCAATTATGCAGAGCCGAACCCGGCCTATTTCGGCAAGGCGAAAGGCATGAATGTGGTGTACCTTTCCCTGGAATCACTGCAGTCCTTCATCATCGACTATGAGATCGATGGGCAGGAAGTGACACCGTTCCTGAATTCACTGGCTCATGATAATGAAACCTTCTATTTCAAGAATTATTTCCATCAGACCGGACAAGGGAAAACGTCCGATGCAGAGTTCATGATGGACAACTCCCTGTACCCGATGGCACAAGGATCGGTCTATGTGAGCAAGGCGCAGAATACATTCCAATCGGCTCCGGCCATCCTGAAGAAGGATGACTATGTTTCCGCGGTCTTCCACGGTAACTACAAAACATTCTGGAACCGGAATGTAATGTACAAGTCACTCGGCTATGACAAGTTCTTCGATGCCGAATACTACGATATGTCAGAGGATAACATCAAGAACTACGGCATGAAGGATAAACCATTCGTGGAAGAATCCCAGCCGCTCCTTGAAAGCCTCGAGCAGCCGTTCTACAGCAAGTACATCCTTCTGTCCAACCACTTCCCGTTCAAGATGGATGAGGGAGATACCGACTTCCCTGCTGCCGATACGGATGATAAAGTTGTCAATCAATACTTCCAGTCAGCGCACTATATGGATGAAGCACTGAAACAGTTCTTCGACCAGCTGAAGGAATCGGGTCTCTATGACAACACGATCGTCGTTATGTATGGAGATCACTACGGAATCTCCGAGAACCATAACCAAGCCATGAAAGAAATCATCGGGAAAGACATCGATGATTATGAATACGCCCAGCTCCAACGGGTACCATTATTCATTCATGCACCGGGTGTCAAAGGCGGCGCCAAGGATACGTACGGCGGTGCCGTCGACGTCATGCCGACCGTGCTCCATCTTCTCGGTGTCGATACGAAGGACTACCTGCAGATCGGATCTGACCTCCTGAGCAAGAATCACCGTGAAGTCATCCCGTTCCGCAACGGAGATTTCATCACACCCACCATCACATCGGTGAACGGCAAATACTACAGCAATGAAGACGGACAAGAGATCAAAGGTGACGGCTTTGCCGAGCTCAACAAGCAGGCGAAGACCGAGCTTTCCATCTCCGACAGCATCGTTAACAAAGATTTGCTCCGTTTCTACACGCCAGAAGGATTCACGCCGATCGATCGTGACGACTACAACTACATTTACGACAAAGAAGCAGATGTGAATAATCAGTAA
- the hxlB gene encoding 6-phospho-3-hexuloisomerase — translation MQTTGYMNEILKELSKAPDLIGDRSAEQLTNRIMEAGKIFTAGAGRSGLMAKSFTMRMMHMGLDAYVVGETVTPNLEEGDLLIISTGSGETKSLVPMAEKAKELGATVAAVTIKPDSTIGKLADIVVELPGSPKHESGEERATIQPMGSLFEQTLLLFYDAVILRYMDKKGLTSDTMFGRHANLE, via the coding sequence ATGCAGACGACAGGCTATATGAACGAAATCCTGAAGGAGCTTTCAAAGGCACCGGACTTGATCGGGGACCGGTCGGCGGAACAGCTGACCAACCGCATCATGGAAGCCGGTAAGATCTTCACGGCAGGTGCCGGACGCTCCGGGCTCATGGCAAAGTCTTTCACGATGCGCATGATGCATATGGGACTCGATGCATACGTGGTCGGGGAAACGGTCACGCCGAACCTTGAAGAAGGGGATCTCCTCATCATCAGCACCGGTTCAGGCGAGACGAAGAGCCTCGTACCCATGGCAGAAAAAGCGAAGGAGCTCGGAGCGACCGTGGCGGCCGTCACGATCAAACCCGACTCCACCATCGGAAAACTGGCCGATATCGTTGTGGAGCTTCCCGGTTCACCGAAGCATGAATCAGGAGAAGAGCGTGCCACCATCCAACCGATGGGCTCCCTCTTCGAACAGACGCTCCTCCTGTTCTACGATGCGGTCATCCTCCGCTATATGGATAAAAAAGGACTCACATCCGACACCATGTTCGGCAGGCATGCCAATCTGGAATAG